The following proteins are encoded in a genomic region of Phycisphaera sp.:
- a CDS encoding heavy metal translocating P-type ATPase, producing MPRDPVCGMEVTPDNAAARVEHNGQEHLFCSTGCADKFRADPDKYLGGQALKCEGAEDAIYTCPMHPEVRQVGPGDCPKCGMALEPVDATAEQDDTELRDTTRRFWIAATLTAPLLVYVMGNMLLGHPFDRWISPAVSQWAELALATPVVIWCAWPFFVRGVRSIRALSPNMWTLISIGVSIAYVFSVVATIAPGLFPESLRGESGQVGVYFEAAAVIVTLVLLGQVMELRARRQTGGAIRELLELAPPTARLIRDIGSDEEVPVDQLATGDRVRVRPGDKIPIDGSVKEGKSTVDESMLTGEPVPVEKSSGDDVTGGTVNKTGSFVMTVSRTGSDTTLAQIVQMVADAQRSRAPIQRLADAVAAWFVPIVVAIAIIAFITWLLVGPSPSFSYALVAAVSVLIIACPCALGLATPMSIMVAAGLGAKQGVLVKNAAALEAFESIDTIVVDKTGTLTEGKPKLVGADMQGRQDEPRIFALLAAAERGSEHPLAQAIIEGLEEHAHERLEATDFESITGKGIIATVEGSKIAIGSPALMQDQDVDITALTDQADQHRKEGATAMFASVDGRLTTLLAVADPIKKTTRVAIDALHKQGLTIVMLTGDNQTTARAIADQLGIDRFEAEVLPEQKAATIRKLQADGHKVAMAGDGVNDAPALAQADIGVAMGTGAGVAIESAAITLVGGDLNGLVRARELSRATMRNIRQNLFFAFAYNTAGVPIAAGILYPFFGVLLSPMLAAAAMSFSSVSVILNALRLRLHVFPRS from the coding sequence ATGCCACGCGACCCCGTCTGCGGGATGGAAGTTACGCCTGACAATGCCGCCGCTCGTGTCGAGCACAACGGCCAGGAGCACCTGTTCTGCAGCACGGGGTGCGCTGACAAGTTCCGCGCCGACCCAGACAAGTACCTCGGTGGGCAAGCTCTCAAGTGCGAAGGCGCCGAGGATGCTATCTACACCTGCCCCATGCACCCAGAAGTCAGGCAAGTCGGCCCGGGTGACTGCCCCAAGTGCGGCATGGCCCTCGAACCCGTCGACGCCACCGCCGAGCAGGATGACACCGAGCTGCGCGACACCACTCGTCGCTTCTGGATAGCCGCCACCCTCACCGCGCCGCTGCTGGTCTACGTCATGGGCAACATGCTACTGGGTCATCCTTTCGATCGCTGGATCAGCCCTGCAGTCAGCCAGTGGGCCGAACTCGCTCTGGCAACCCCGGTCGTGATCTGGTGCGCCTGGCCATTCTTCGTTCGCGGCGTTCGCTCCATCAGGGCCCTCAGCCCGAACATGTGGACGCTCATCTCCATCGGTGTCTCGATCGCCTATGTCTTCAGCGTCGTGGCCACTATCGCCCCTGGCCTCTTCCCCGAGTCCCTGCGCGGCGAGTCGGGCCAGGTGGGGGTGTACTTCGAGGCTGCCGCCGTCATCGTTACCCTCGTGCTCTTGGGCCAAGTCATGGAGCTGCGTGCTCGCCGTCAGACCGGCGGCGCGATCCGCGAACTCCTCGAGCTTGCGCCACCCACGGCGCGACTGATCCGTGACATCGGCTCCGACGAGGAGGTGCCCGTGGATCAACTCGCTACCGGCGACCGCGTCCGTGTCCGCCCCGGAGACAAGATCCCCATCGACGGCAGCGTCAAGGAGGGCAAGAGCACCGTTGACGAGTCCATGCTCACCGGTGAGCCCGTGCCCGTTGAAAAGTCCTCGGGCGACGACGTCACCGGCGGCACCGTGAACAAGACCGGGTCCTTCGTTATGACCGTGAGTCGAACCGGCTCGGACACGACCCTCGCCCAGATCGTACAGATGGTCGCCGATGCCCAGCGCTCCAGAGCGCCCATCCAACGCCTGGCCGACGCCGTCGCCGCGTGGTTCGTGCCGATCGTCGTCGCCATCGCAATCATCGCCTTCATCACGTGGCTGCTAGTAGGCCCGTCGCCCTCGTTCAGCTACGCCCTGGTCGCCGCCGTTTCGGTGCTCATCATCGCATGCCCCTGTGCCCTCGGGCTGGCGACGCCCATGTCCATCATGGTCGCCGCCGGCCTGGGTGCCAAGCAGGGTGTGCTCGTCAAGAATGCCGCCGCGCTCGAAGCGTTCGAGTCCATCGACACCATCGTCGTCGACAAGACCGGCACGCTCACCGAAGGCAAGCCCAAGCTCGTGGGCGCCGACATGCAAGGCCGCCAGGACGAGCCACGCATCTTCGCCCTCCTGGCCGCCGCCGAACGCGGTAGCGAGCATCCTCTCGCTCAAGCCATCATCGAAGGCCTCGAAGAACACGCCCACGAGCGATTGGAAGCCACCGACTTCGAAAGCATCACTGGCAAGGGCATCATCGCCACCGTGGAGGGCTCCAAGATTGCTATCGGCTCGCCCGCCCTCATGCAAGACCAGGACGTGGACATCACCGCGCTCACCGATCAGGCAGACCAGCACCGCAAGGAAGGCGCCACTGCCATGTTCGCCAGCGTCGATGGTCGGCTCACGACACTACTGGCCGTCGCCGACCCGATCAAGAAGACCACCCGCGTCGCCATCGACGCCCTGCACAAGCAGGGCCTCACCATCGTCATGCTGACGGGCGACAACCAGACCACCGCTCGAGCCATCGCCGACCAACTCGGCATCGACCGTTTCGAAGCCGAGGTGCTACCCGAGCAGAAGGCCGCGACTATCCGCAAACTCCAGGCCGATGGTCACAAGGTCGCTATGGCAGGCGACGGCGTCAACGACGCGCCCGCACTGGCACAGGCCGACATCGGCGTCGCGATGGGTACCGGCGCGGGCGTGGCCATCGAGAGCGCCGCCATCACCCTCGTTGGCGGGGACCTCAACGGACTCGTCCGTGCCCGCGAACTCAGCCGCGCCACCATGCGCAACATCCGCCAGAACCTCTTCTTCGCATTTGCTTACAACACCGCCGGCGTGCCCATTGCCGCGGGCATCCTCTACCCCTTCTTCGGCGTCCTGCTCAGCCCCATGCTCGCCGCTGCGGCCATGAGCTTCAGCAGCGTCTCGGTCATCCTCAACGCGCTTCGGCTTCGCCTTCACGTCTTCCCTCGCTCCTGA